From Xylanibacter oryzae DSM 17970, a single genomic window includes:
- a CDS encoding SusC/RagA family TonB-linked outer membrane protein gives MKKNFYYHLYKSISKGKYVFLTLIIMNASLCVHAQNQIIKLSGSQMTVSSVIKAIQKQTGLSVDYSQNALNTGERVYINSKTVKLSSLLDEMLSPQGLGYEIQDRHVIVTVAKVGNSNTTQPKATGKKKITGHVVDSQGEPIIGASIIERGTSNGTVTDLDGNFSIEVKSNSKIAISYIGYSTREYNAANVSKLSIAMHENDKSLEEVVVVGYGVQKKSSVTGAIVSTAGKELAQIPTTSVSNTLAGRMPGLIAYTRNGEPGYDDAGLLIRGVSTTGDSSPLVVVDGVADRAGGFSRIDPNDIESISVLKDASAAIYGSRAANGVILVTTKRGQSGGKISFHYTGNVGFSTPTILPEMCDSWQYATLRNEIRTTVPGQSGVAEYTDEQIQKYKDGTDPNYPNIDIWKKMIRPALQTQHNFSINGSNKTLSFYASGGYQYQDNYYKNSASNYNQYNLRSNLDITPNKNVKIGINLSARQEDRNSPITGSEDIWRYLIKYDPCVNLVYPGTDYPTINAAQDSFQPLTGVTDIGGYQKNRSTYLNADVTLHLETPYIVKGLSFDAGLYLDRANTFYRNFKKKFYLYGSDGNGNYTPTAYGPTNASLDENMSYNTGITFNARINYKTTIANVHNISAFVAYEQYTYRSDYLQGYRENFVSTQIDQLFAGDKKTQSNTGTANEAARQNYFGRVDYDYNNKYLFEFNWRYDGSENFPKGNRFGFFPGVSLGWRVSEENFWKEHIKAIDYLKIRASWGEMGNDNVDKFQYITAYTFSNPAILNGSAQTGVWLNRTANPNITWEVADTYDVGLEAKFLRDFNFEFDWFYTKRNNILATRNAAIPEYAGLKLPDENIGKCSSRGFEISLGWNKRINSDWSLRASGNFSYAKSRIDFIDEPSTTLAWQRRTGNSIGTDGSMYLMYQADGIFRTKEELAAYPHVSNATVGDLRFRDVNNDKVIDAKDKVRQDKPNIPRMMFGINLGVQYKNWSLQALFQGAAQVWQYTFMEAGIIGNFTKDFFDNRWTANNPNSKYPKVYNRDSTPSGAGDYRNTFWLDNASYLRLKSLDLAYTLPKKMVQKIGVENITLAVTGYNLFTITGLKNNDPEITDNSQGWAAWVTPQSKVINFRLDLTF, from the coding sequence ATGAAAAAAAACTTTTATTACCACCTTTACAAATCAATTAGTAAAGGTAAATATGTTTTCTTAACATTAATTATCATGAATGCGAGCCTTTGTGTTCATGCACAGAATCAGATAATAAAATTATCAGGCTCACAAATGACTGTAAGTTCAGTAATTAAAGCTATACAGAAGCAGACGGGTTTATCTGTCGATTACAGTCAGAACGCATTAAATACAGGTGAAAGAGTTTATATTAACTCAAAGACTGTAAAATTATCTTCTCTTTTGGATGAGATGTTGTCGCCCCAAGGCCTTGGTTATGAAATACAAGATCGCCATGTTATAGTAACAGTAGCAAAGGTTGGCAATAGTAATACTACACAGCCCAAAGCCACCGGAAAGAAAAAAATAACAGGGCATGTAGTTGACTCTCAAGGCGAACCTATAATTGGAGCTTCAATCATTGAGAGAGGAACATCAAATGGTACTGTGACAGACCTAGATGGAAACTTCTCTATTGAAGTAAAAAGCAATAGTAAAATAGCTATATCTTACATAGGATATTCCACTAGAGAATATAATGCAGCCAACGTATCCAAACTATCTATTGCAATGCACGAAAACGATAAGTCGCTCGAAGAGGTCGTTGTTGTAGGATATGGCGTTCAGAAGAAATCTTCTGTTACAGGTGCTATCGTATCTACCGCAGGTAAAGAACTCGCTCAGATACCTACTACGAGTGTTTCTAACACTCTTGCCGGGCGTATGCCGGGCCTTATTGCATACACAAGAAATGGAGAACCCGGTTATGATGACGCCGGATTGCTTATCCGTGGTGTGAGTACGACAGGAGACTCTTCTCCTCTTGTAGTTGTAGATGGTGTTGCAGATAGGGCCGGTGGATTTTCACGTATAGACCCTAATGATATAGAAAGTATATCAGTTCTAAAAGATGCTTCGGCTGCGATATACGGTTCAAGAGCAGCTAATGGCGTTATTCTTGTTACTACAAAACGTGGGCAGAGTGGCGGCAAAATATCTTTCCATTACACAGGTAATGTAGGCTTTAGTACCCCGACTATTTTGCCTGAAATGTGCGACTCATGGCAGTATGCAACACTAAGAAACGAAATTAGGACTACAGTTCCCGGACAATCAGGTGTGGCAGAATATACAGACGAGCAGATTCAGAAATATAAAGATGGTACAGACCCTAACTACCCAAATATAGATATATGGAAAAAAATGATCAGGCCTGCTTTACAGACACAACATAATTTCTCAATTAATGGCAGCAATAAGACCCTGAGTTTTTATGCATCAGGAGGTTACCAATATCAAGATAACTACTATAAGAACTCTGCAAGTAACTACAATCAATATAATCTTCGCTCAAATTTAGATATAACACCTAATAAAAACGTAAAGATTGGAATTAATTTATCAGCAAGACAGGAAGACCGCAATAGTCCGATTACCGGATCTGAGGATATTTGGCGTTATCTTATAAAATATGATCCATGTGTAAACCTAGTTTATCCCGGTACAGACTACCCTACTATAAATGCAGCTCAGGATAGTTTCCAACCCCTGACGGGTGTTACTGATATAGGAGGTTATCAGAAGAATAGGTCAACATATCTGAATGCAGATGTAACTCTTCATCTTGAGACACCATATATAGTTAAAGGACTATCTTTTGATGCAGGTCTTTATCTTGACAGGGCAAATACATTCTACAGAAACTTCAAGAAAAAGTTTTATCTATATGGTTCGGATGGTAATGGCAATTACACACCAACAGCTTATGGTCCGACCAATGCCAGTCTAGATGAAAATATGTCTTATAATACAGGCATTACATTCAATGCTCGTATCAACTATAAGACAACTATTGCAAATGTACATAATATAAGTGCTTTTGTTGCTTACGAACAATACACTTATAGGTCTGATTACTTACAAGGTTACCGCGAAAATTTTGTATCCACACAGATAGACCAGTTATTTGCAGGTGATAAGAAGACACAAAGTAATACAGGTACAGCAAATGAAGCTGCAAGACAGAATTATTTTGGACGTGTAGATTACGATTATAATAATAAATATCTATTCGAGTTCAACTGGCGTTATGACGGTTCAGAAAATTTCCCTAAAGGCAATAGATTCGGTTTCTTCCCCGGAGTATCTCTTGGATGGCGAGTAAGTGAAGAAAACTTCTGGAAAGAGCACATTAAAGCAATAGACTATTTAAAGATTCGTGCATCTTGGGGTGAGATGGGCAACGACAATGTGGATAAATTCCAGTATATTACAGCATATACATTCTCTAATCCGGCAATTCTAAATGGTTCCGCTCAGACAGGTGTATGGTTGAACCGTACAGCCAACCCTAATATTACATGGGAGGTCGCAGATACATATGACGTAGGTCTAGAGGCTAAATTCCTGAGAGACTTTAACTTCGAGTTTGATTGGTTCTATACAAAGCGAAACAATATTCTGGCAACCCGCAATGCCGCCATACCAGAATATGCCGGTTTAAAACTTCCTGATGAAAATATTGGTAAATGCTCTTCCAGAGGTTTCGAAATTTCTCTAGGATGGAACAAGAGAATAAATTCAGACTGGTCGTTAAGAGCAAGTGGAAACTTCTCTTATGCAAAGAGCCGTATAGACTTTATTGATGAACCTTCTACCACTCTAGCATGGCAGCGCCGCACGGGCAATAGCATAGGAACAGACGGAAGTATGTATCTTATGTATCAAGCTGATGGCATTTTCCGTACTAAAGAAGAACTCGCTGCTTACCCTCACGTAAGTAATGCAACAGTTGGTGATCTCCGTTTCCGTGATGTTAATAATGACAAAGTGATAGACGCTAAAGATAAAGTAAGGCAGGATAAGCCAAACATACCACGTATGATGTTCGGTATAAATCTGGGTGTACAATATAAGAACTGGAGTTTGCAAGCTCTTTTCCAGGGTGCAGCTCAAGTATGGCAATATACCTTTATGGAAGCAGGTATTATAGGTAATTTCACAAAAGATTTCTTTGATAATCGTTGGACTGCCAATAATCCGAACTCCAAATATCCAAAGGTCTATAACCGTGATTCCACACCGTCCGGTGCCGGCGACTACCGTAATACATTCTGGCTTGACAATGCATCTTATCTTAGACTCAAGAGCCTGGACTTAGCATATACTTTACCAAAGAAAATGGTACAAAAGATTGGCGTTGAGAATATAACTCTTGCTGTTACAGGCTATAATCTTTTTACTATTACCGGTCTGAAAAATAATGATCCTGAAATCACTGATAACAGTCAGGGATGGGCTGCATGGGTTACGCCACAGTCAAAGGTCATTAATTTCCGTTTAGATCTAACATTCTAA
- a CDS encoding FecR family protein, translating into MKYNNIYIILRAFIDGVIPQKYKRDVECWMTDNSDREAKDAAFEKIWNETPSDFDNTTMQVLERIHNEIDDVDHTRNLILKIMRYAAVIALPIIIGLGVWKYSGDYYYNQTAMTECYVSNGDIKDITLSDGTHVKLNSGSTLVYPKSFGRKERDVILYGEAFFSVAKDRSHPFIVHNGDMRIKVLGTKFNVKAYPDADNVTTTLVEGRVQLYSDCVRGNSVVMTPNMEAVYNRRTGRISLSDVDTRENCVWTSGDLNFNDADLASIIYLMERHYDVKFIVSPGVNLNIKYSMNFKSYEKLDKVLHILSDVSGNLSYKKEGRTVKLYRKGGAPQ; encoded by the coding sequence ATACCGCAAAAATATAAGCGTGATGTTGAATGCTGGATGACTGACAATTCAGACAGGGAGGCAAAAGACGCTGCTTTCGAAAAAATATGGAATGAGACTCCATCAGATTTTGACAATACTACAATGCAGGTGCTCGAAAGAATTCATAATGAAATTGACGATGTAGACCATACACGCAACTTGATACTAAAGATTATGCGGTATGCTGCCGTCATAGCCCTACCTATTATAATCGGTTTGGGGGTATGGAAATATTCGGGCGATTATTATTATAATCAGACAGCCATGACAGAATGCTATGTCTCAAATGGTGATATTAAGGATATAACCCTTTCGGATGGAACGCATGTAAAGTTAAACTCAGGTTCTACATTAGTATATCCAAAATCATTTGGCAGAAAAGAACGAGATGTCATTCTATATGGTGAAGCATTTTTCTCTGTAGCAAAAGATAGATCACATCCCTTTATAGTGCATAATGGTGATATGAGAATAAAAGTATTAGGTACGAAATTCAATGTGAAGGCTTATCCTGATGCAGACAATGTCACAACTACTCTAGTCGAGGGTAGAGTTCAGCTATATTCTGACTGTGTAAGAGGCAACAGTGTTGTTATGACTCCAAATATGGAGGCTGTTTATAATCGTAGAACAGGCAGAATATCATTATCAGATGTTGACACAAGAGAAAATTGTGTATGGACATCTGGTGATTTAAACTTCAATGATGCCGATTTGGCTTCTATAATATATCTAATGGAACGTCATTATGATGTCAAATTTATAGTATCACCGGGAGTCAATCTCAATATAAAATATTCAATGAACTTTAAGTCTTATGAGAAGCTGGATAAGGTCTTGCACATCTTATCAGACGTCTCTGGAAATCTTTCATATAAGAAAGAAGGCAGAACAGTAAAACTATATAGAAAAGGAGGAGCACCGCAATAA